TTGTTGcatcaaagtaatttttttagAACGGTAtcgaaaatattttatcatttataccTAAATAGCATATGTACAAATCATATGCCTCAATGACAGCCTGTCAAACTATTCCTATATACCGGTATAACAATAGTACTCTAATTATAAACAACCCATTTAGTTGGCTGAAAGGTGACgtcatattttaatgaatattaatAAAATTATGAGATTTTCGGAGATCTGGGTCGGAGGTTGGTGAGGGGAGGAAGGGGCTTTCGACCGTGGCTAAGATGCTGCAATGTTAGGGGTTTGGAAAATGAGTTACCTTCGTACTGGGACTGAGAGATTTCCACATGTGAACGCCTTTCAGGAGTTGCAAGTTTGTAAGTGGTAAATAGACCTGTCCTATGATACAATGGCGGGAATATTTATCGAAGTCTTTCACTAAAATTTCTAGTGTTCGCATCTGAACTTCACTGTAGGGAATTTCAAACATGAAGTATTCATTCCACGTGGGTTCCTGTGTTTTGCGCTGAACTGATGTTTGTTGTGAATTTTTCTGGTCTGGAAGCAGGCAAACTTTACAATACGGGTTTGAATGAGCCATGTCTTGTCTATTTTCATCCAAAGAGTAAGGTCTTGGTAGATCTTTGGCCTCAATAAACTTGACCACCAAAACTTTGGTAGATACCTCATAGTTTAAACCGATATGAATCTGACCTAATTGAAATTTGGCTAATTTCTCTTCGTCAGTTAAACACGGTTCTGTCTTCTCTTCTTCGTACAAATCTGGTTGAAAATTTTCTACGCTGATCTCAGTTTCACTCGGGAGGCGTCGGCGATGTTGTTTAGGCTGCACACTTTCTCGGTTGGCTGCCCAGAACTCGATAGGTTTCATATCTATGACGGGTGTTGTCGTGCCTCTTCGGTACTCACCACTCAGTTGAGATGTTGAAGAAACTGAATCTGTGCGTGACGACGAATTGTCCGATTCCATCCTTTCTCGGAAGCTACGCATGCTGTCGGTAGCAGAACTGGTTGAATCCAGTCTTGCAGACGATTCCCTGAAGGAATGCTTGATATCTGACTTGGTTAATTTTTTCTCACTACCGAAACAGCAATCGCAACACTTGTTGTCACAACAGAGGATTTCATAAATTTTCTTCACACATCGGTGGgtctttaaaagaaaaaacatcGAAATTTATTCtcgaaatacaaaatgtataacCATTTTTCAACATCATAACCCCagaaaagatttgaaatatcaCTGTTACTGTTTATGTTTAATTAGACATGGGAAATTAGTTTAATTTTCAGAATATTTACGAACTAGAGTTCGCATATTGACACTTGTTCCTTTCTCGCTTAATCTACTTGCTGATTCAAAATAAAGGTCATAGCCCATGGCATTTTATAGTGCGTTGTTCTGTTAATTTAACAAACGAGAGCAAAGTGATATAATAATCAATAGATGGAAT
This genomic window from Ostrea edulis chromosome 4, xbOstEdul1.1, whole genome shotgun sequence contains:
- the LOC125672173 gene encoding LOW QUALITY PROTEIN: synaptotagmin-17-like (The sequence of the model RefSeq protein was modified relative to this genomic sequence to represent the inferred CDS: inserted 1 base in 1 codon), producing the protein MYGFAIDRQRRLTIATSRISIXAGVLSSSAKMASIISTTHRCVKKIYEILCCDNKCCDCCFGSEKKLTKSDIKHSFRESSARLDSTSSATDSMRSFRERMESDNSSSRTDSVSSTSQLSGEYRRGTTTPVIDMKPIEFWAANRESVQPKQHRRRLPSETEISVENFQPDLYEEEKTEPCLTDEEKLAKFQLGQIHIGLNYEVSTKVLVVKFIEAKDLPRPYSLDENRQDMAHSNPYCKVCLLPDQKNSQQTSVQRKTQEPTWNEYFMFEIPYSEVQMRTLEILVKDFDKYSRHCIIGQVYLPLTNLQLLKGVHMWKSLSPSTKERHDLGEILLSLNYLPTAGRLNIDVIKAKQLLQTDMIGGSDPFVKITMVHFEKPIKNKKTSGKKNTIDPVFNESLNFNITPQQLENTSIVATVWDYNSKSKDDFVGRIVLGKYGTGPHEYTHWTRMLNSQRSAVAQWHSLRSRQECDQVSPASIAVP